From a region of the Methanolobus tindarius DSM 2278 genome:
- a CDS encoding RHS repeat domain-containing protein, whose protein sequence is MEWYLSDHLSSTTLLVNESGLEVERTEYYPYGEVQSGGLEKYGFTGQENDVDTELMYYGARYYSPEYRIFVQPDSIIADPYNPPHIFNNI, encoded by the coding sequence ATGGAATGGTATCTGTCAGATCATCTGAGCAGTACCACTTTGTTGGTTAACGAGAGTGGGCTTGAGGTTGAGCGTACTGAGTACTATCCATATGGAGAAGTTCAGTCAGGTGGTTTGGAGAAGTACGGTTTCACGGGACAGGAGAATGATGTTGATACTGAATTGATGTATTATGGTGCACGATACTACTCGCCGGAGTATAGGATTTTTGTGCAGCCTGATTCAATTATTGCAGACCCATATAATCCACCACATATTTTTAACAACATTTAA
- a CDS encoding RHS repeat domain-containing protein yields the protein MDTRCNSAVKTYGYDDLDRLTSADMSVNSVSTYQRDFTYDQYGCIQQVTDNGTTISSYGYSLTPFHAPVSYNNESLDYDANGNLVEDEDFIYTYNDANQLSEVRYSDNSSLVEKYWYDANGQRVKKQNSVGEFNYYVNQFYEIDNGTATSYFFRDDERIAKQTDEGMEWYLSDHLGSTTLLINESGLEVERTEYYPYGQVQSGGLEKYGFTGQENDADTELMYYGARYYSPEYRIFVQPDTMLPDPYNPQALNRYSYTLNNPVKYTDPSGHYVESAIDIAFIAMDLNDIRTGNADKWTYIGLATDVVCLALPGATGGRLAVKAVEEGVTHADNVGDLFHLMDKTLDAEKKLDNVIDTSRSAENIANPTILNKWANTNWENAEDAFEYHYETHVTSRNIDMSREQYTHNAENLFEQYGLNNLPENAKVKETTLKDGSIGVKITIGPKSNNEMGIYTKDGQIVSYHPKNPNK from the coding sequence TTGGACACAAGATGTAATAGTGCCGTGAAGACATACGGCTATGACGACCTTGACAGGCTGACCAGCGCGGACATGTCGGTCAACAGTGTCTCCACCTACCAGCGTGATTTCACCTACGATCAGTATGGATGTATACAGCAAGTCACTGACAACGGCACCACCATCTCATCCTATGGCTATTCACTGACACCGTTCCATGCTCCTGTAAGTTATAACAATGAAAGCCTTGATTACGATGCCAACGGGAATTTGGTTGAGGATGAAGATTTCATCTACACTTACAACGATGCTAACCAACTATCTGAGGTCCGATACTCAGATAACAGTTCCCTTGTGGAGAAATACTGGTACGATGCCAACGGCCAAAGAGTCAAGAAACAAAACTCTGTTGGTGAGTTCAACTACTATGTGAACCAGTTCTATGAAATTGATAATGGTACTGCAACCAGCTACTTTTTCCGTGATGATGAACGGATAGCCAAGCAGACAGATGAAGGCATGGAATGGTATCTGTCAGACCATCTTGGCAGTACCACTTTGCTGATTAACGAAAGTGGGCTTGAGGTTGAGCGTACCGAGTATTATCCATACGGTCAGGTTCAGTCAGGTGGGCTGGAGAAATACGGTTTCACTGGACAGGAGAATGATGCCGACACTGAGCTAATGTACTACGGTGCTAGGTATTACTCACCTGAGTACAGGATTTTTGTGCAGCCTGATACAATGTTGCCTGACCCGTACAATCCACAAGCTCTGAACAGGTATTCATATACACTGAATAATCCTGTCAAATACACCGATCCAAGTGGGCACTATGTTGAGAGTGCGATAGATATTGCTTTCATTGCAATGGATTTGAACGACATCCGCACAGGTAACGCTGATAAATGGACTTATATTGGTCTTGCTACAGATGTCGTATGTCTGGCTTTACCGGGTGCCACAGGTGGCAGGCTTGCAGTTAAGGCTGTTGAGGAAGGTGTGACCCATGCAGACAATGTTGGTGATTTATTCCATCTAATGGATAAGACGTTAGATGCTGAGAAGAAATTAGATAATGTAATTGATACAAGTAGAAGTGCAGAGAACATTGCTAACCCCACAATTCTTAATAAGTGGGCCAACACCAATTGGGAAAATGCAGAAGATGCTTTTGAGTATCATTATGAAACTCATGTTACAAGTAGAAATATCGATATGTCGAGAGAACAATATACACACAATGCAGAAAATTTGTTTGAGCAATATGGACTAAATAATTTGCCTGAAAATGCAAAGGTAAAAGAAACTACATTAAAAGATGGATCTATAGGTGTCAAAATAACAATTGGTCCTAAAAGCAACAATGAAATGGGTATTTATACAAAAGATGGGCAGATAGTTTCATATCATCCTAAAAATCCAAATAAGTAG
- a CDS encoding aminotransferase class I/II-fold pyridoxal phosphate-dependent enzyme: MTDQRSPLPVKKYLLSLEPCVHGGLIRKSSQKYGIPESDILDASASLNPLGTPFDQPEPELNLQELLDKGLEKLEQYPDNRYLEYRTAAAEFVGMGMTYENIIPGNGSTEIIRLVAECVVAEGDVVLIPRPTFSEYELQCSVMGAKIKYIDQDGIFNLEDEILAEAKIIFVCNPNNPTGKLFDREKMEKLAEQCAAQKTILFVDEAYIELAEPEQSVAYLVENNDYLFIQRSLTKSFAIPGIRMGFGVASSKFACVLNNARLSWNMGCVSDTIATALLSMKGGVNSKYLLDSRAFIEQEREFLMDKLSRRGFKPAESCVNYIYVDITDLSLNSSELAERMASHGVLIRDCESFQNNGKNHIRVAIRTREENERIADTIRQVIYEWGREQAEMQLHENIKVAAKDGRKGSNIDCDYYPCHFEGQDCTFCFCPFYPCEDSRTGGNWIESSSGGQVWSCLNCTIVHEEKIVDDLLSIFIAEGLSDESIRKAWKEVMEQNL; the protein is encoded by the coding sequence GTGACAGACCAAAGATCACCGCTTCCGGTAAAAAAATATCTTCTAAGCCTTGAACCCTGTGTTCATGGTGGGCTGATAAGAAAAAGTTCCCAGAAATACGGCATTCCCGAATCTGATATTCTGGATGCAAGTGCAAGTCTTAATCCATTAGGAACTCCTTTTGACCAGCCGGAGCCTGAGCTGAATTTACAGGAGCTTCTGGATAAAGGACTTGAAAAACTTGAGCAGTATCCGGACAACCGCTATCTTGAGTACCGCACGGCTGCAGCAGAATTTGTTGGAATGGGAATGACCTATGAGAACATTATTCCCGGAAACGGTTCAACTGAGATTATACGACTGGTGGCAGAGTGTGTTGTAGCTGAAGGTGATGTTGTACTAATTCCAAGACCTACCTTCAGTGAATATGAATTACAATGCAGTGTAATGGGTGCCAAAATTAAGTACATCGATCAGGATGGTATCTTCAATCTTGAAGATGAGATTCTTGCAGAAGCCAAGATAATCTTTGTGTGTAATCCTAATAACCCGACCGGAAAATTGTTTGACAGAGAAAAGATGGAAAAGCTTGCAGAACAATGTGCAGCTCAAAAGACCATACTCTTTGTGGATGAGGCTTACATTGAACTGGCAGAACCGGAGCAGAGTGTTGCGTATCTTGTGGAAAACAACGATTATCTTTTCATCCAGCGTTCTTTAACAAAATCATTTGCAATTCCGGGAATCAGAATGGGATTTGGAGTTGCTTCTTCTAAATTTGCATGTGTGCTTAACAATGCAAGACTTTCCTGGAACATGGGATGTGTTTCAGATACAATTGCTACTGCCTTGCTAAGTATGAAGGGCGGTGTGAACAGCAAGTATCTCCTTGATTCAAGAGCTTTCATAGAACAGGAACGTGAATTCCTTATGGATAAACTCTCCCGCAGGGGATTCAAACCTGCTGAGAGCTGTGTAAATTACATTTATGTTGATATTACTGATCTCTCACTCAATTCATCAGAACTTGCAGAAAGAATGGCATCTCATGGTGTACTGATACGTGATTGTGAGTCTTTCCAGAATAATGGCAAGAATCACATAAGAGTGGCAATACGCACAAGGGAAGAGAATGAACGCATTGCAGATACAATCCGTCAGGTGATTTATGAATGGGGCAGGGAACAGGCAGAGATGCAGCTTCATGAAAACATTAAGGTAGCTGCAAAAGATGGTCGTAAAGGAAGCAATATTGACTGTGACTATTACCCATGCCATTTTGAAGGACAGGACTGCACCTTCTGTTTCTGTCCGTTCTATCCGTGTGAGGACAGTCGCACAGGTGGCAACTGGATTGAAAGCTCAAGCGGCGGTCAGGTGTGGAGCTGCCTGAACTGTACTATCGTTCATGAGGAAAAGATAGTTGATGACCTGTTATCCATTTTCATTGCTGAAGGTCTTAGCGATGAAAGTATCAGAAAAGCCTGGAAGGAAGTTATGGAGCAAAATCTATGA
- the cobZ gene encoding alpha-ribazole phosphatase CobZ: MKLSDIESKDLKKNQSRELDGEITRDIIEILEEEGITVQMLVDAALELYAPHPGIETRELAEEKFLKELDIAVSDPNLCLLIYSGVLLEKEGQKGRLPNISRSSYEKDLTFIIADEVLGMSISKYISGDKGMFEFVRFDKQKPGILAKLGPFMDDIIGGLIGGVSANMYTRAMAEAAEKAKNESKKKPDPESKSDVIAG, from the coding sequence ATGAAATTATCGGATATAGAATCAAAAGACCTGAAAAAGAACCAGTCCAGGGAACTGGATGGTGAGATCACCAGGGATATAATCGAGATCCTTGAAGAGGAAGGAATAACAGTTCAGATGCTTGTTGATGCGGCGCTTGAGCTTTATGCACCACATCCGGGTATAGAGACAAGAGAACTTGCAGAGGAAAAGTTCCTTAAAGAACTTGACATCGCAGTATCCGATCCTAACCTTTGTCTTCTTATCTATTCTGGTGTTTTACTTGAAAAAGAAGGTCAAAAAGGGCGTTTACCCAATATCAGCAGAAGTTCATACGAAAAAGATCTTACATTCATAATTGCTGATGAAGTCCTTGGCATGAGTATTTCCAAGTATATCAGTGGTGATAAAGGAATGTTTGAGTTTGTACGTTTTGACAAACAAAAACCTGGAATTCTTGCAAAGCTTGGTCCCTTCATGGATGACATAATCGGTGGTCTAATAGGCGGCGTATCTGCCAACATGTACACAAGAGCAATGGCAGAAGCAGCTGAAAAGGCTAAGAATGAAAGCAAGAAGAAACCAGATCCTGAAAGCAAAAGTGATGTGATAGCAGGATGA
- the cobS gene encoding adenosylcobinamide-GDP ribazoletransferase: MNGFLLALRSSFGFLSTIPVGITMEGLDEFFKRTYLHLVVGIVLGLLMGAVAYLLVSYLPISIASVLVIAFVYYITGLNHLDGVADLGDGLTAHGSVEKKLKALKDMSLGIGGVAYAALIIIAFYATLMALNEQSAIAYASVADVAKIFFFAMFVSEISAMQSMLTVAAFGKSIHEGLGSILIENTTVPKYLIGFVIGIVACVAMSFYFGFGMTGIIPFIAAILATFVLLNISKRHFGGVNGDVIGASNEVGRIIALIAVTLVVMYGGIVWTL; this comes from the coding sequence ATGAACGGATTCTTATTAGCTCTCAGATCAAGTTTCGGATTCCTTTCTACAATTCCTGTAGGTATCACCATGGAAGGACTCGATGAGTTCTTCAAAAGAACATACCTGCATCTGGTAGTGGGAATTGTTCTTGGATTGTTAATGGGTGCAGTTGCTTATCTTCTTGTAAGTTATCTTCCAATATCTATTGCCTCTGTGCTTGTAATAGCATTCGTTTACTATATTACGGGACTGAACCATCTGGATGGAGTGGCAGACCTTGGTGATGGTCTTACAGCTCATGGTTCTGTGGAAAAGAAACTTAAAGCACTGAAGGATATGTCCTTAGGAATAGGTGGTGTTGCTTATGCCGCTCTTATTATTATTGCATTTTATGCGACTCTGATGGCATTAAATGAACAGTCTGCCATTGCATACGCATCTGTTGCCGACGTTGCAAAAATATTCTTCTTTGCAATGTTTGTCTCAGAGATTAGTGCTATGCAGTCCATGCTGACAGTTGCCGCATTCGGTAAATCAATACATGAAGGACTGGGATCAATACTTATCGAGAATACCACAGTACCTAAATACCTTATAGGATTTGTAATTGGTATTGTTGCCTGTGTTGCAATGTCATTTTATTTTGGTTTTGGTATGACTGGTATAATTCCATTCATTGCAGCTATACTGGCAACTTTTGTATTGCTCAATATCAGCAAGAGACATTTTGGTGGCGTAAATGGTGATGTTATCGGTGCTTCCAATGAGGTAGGAAGGATAATCGCACTTATAGCCGTGACATTGGTAGTGATGTATGGAGGTATTGTTTGGACGCTATAA
- a CDS encoding formylglycine-generating enzyme family protein — translation MIKRSYMTFIMCLVVLAAVLVSGCTGSDDTANEEESQEVVEDVVSTPEETEVDDSTFTNSIDMEFVKISAGDFLMGAPEDEKYSDKEERPVHQVTIGNDFYIGVYEVTQDQWEEVMGENPSSFTGDGYLPVEKVSWAQVNEFIDALNDMEGTESYRLPTEAEWEYAARAGTDTAFSFGDDASMMPDYGWFDDNSEDKTRPVGMKEANPWGLYDVHGNVAEWVQDEYHSNYNKAPTDGSEWTNGVDRRVIRGGSWDNAEVNCRSAARESIGEGSRMNYIGFRLVKEI, via the coding sequence ATGATCAAAAGATCTTACATGACTTTTATAATGTGTCTTGTAGTTCTGGCTGCAGTCCTGGTAAGTGGCTGTACAGGTTCTGATGACACTGCTAATGAAGAAGAGAGCCAGGAAGTTGTAGAGGATGTGGTTTCAACTCCTGAAGAAACAGAAGTTGATGACAGTACATTCACTAATTCTATTGACATGGAATTTGTAAAGATATCTGCCGGGGATTTCCTGATGGGTGCTCCTGAAGATGAAAAATACAGTGATAAGGAAGAGAGACCTGTTCACCAGGTGACCATTGGAAATGATTTCTATATCGGTGTTTATGAAGTAACCCAGGACCAGTGGGAAGAAGTTATGGGTGAGAATCCTTCTTCCTTCACAGGCGATGGGTACCTTCCGGTAGAAAAAGTCTCCTGGGCACAGGTTAATGAATTCATTGATGCTCTTAATGATATGGAAGGAACTGAAAGCTACCGCCTGCCCACAGAGGCAGAATGGGAGTATGCTGCAAGGGCAGGTACTGACACGGCTTTCTCTTTCGGTGATGATGCTTCGATGATGCCTGATTATGGCTGGTTCGATGATAACTCTGAGGACAAGACAAGGCCGGTAGGTATGAAGGAAGCAAACCCATGGGGTCTCTATGATGTGCATGGAAACGTTGCTGAATGGGTGCAGGATGAATATCACAGTAATTACAACAAAGCACCAACTGACGGTAGTGAATGGACAAATGGTGTAGACAGAAGAGTTATCCGTGGTGGAAGCTGGGATAATGCTGAAGTCAACTGCCGTTCCGCTGCAAGGGAAAGTATCGGTGAGGGAAGCCGTATGAATTACATTGGTTTCCGTCTTGTGAAAGAGATTTGA
- a CDS encoding aminotransferase class I/II-fold pyridoxal phosphate-dependent enzyme, with amino-acid sequence MLALQARKHGGRTHDLAMRFKGPESDILDFSSNTNPLGTPFNFQASNLDLKQAVFESTERIEQYPDNRYLELRKAAAAYIGQNISADNIVPGNGTCELLRLIMETVVNEDDIVITTSPSSGEYRHISGIFGARIHSFTTDELLNLPKMTLDKAKVIILGNPNNPTGRLVPRDKLSVFARKCAEHGTLLIVDESAIELSDPDMSIADLTLDNDYLFVIRSVSNITAMPGIRLAYGIASLSLANILNAARLSWNIGVTDEAIALAFFSMPGGPNSEYLKRSREFIKKEREYIVKRFSGIYGFDPVESSTNYILIDVKDLFLDSVRLSEGLALHGILIRECSDFFDGNKRYVRISVRLRDDFEKLIHTLDTVFAETSREDAREKLEETIEHGGSSCAGRGTCEYYPCHFTGQDCTFCFCPFYACEEERTGGKWIESSTGGQVWSCEHCTLLHRPKVAKMVLDALMADGDTDDNIRRAWKEIIEPLL; translated from the coding sequence TTGCTTGCACTGCAGGCAAGGAAACACGGCGGGAGGACTCATGATCTGGCAATGAGATTCAAAGGTCCCGAATCAGATATTCTTGATTTCAGTTCCAACACGAATCCACTTGGCACACCGTTCAATTTCCAGGCAAGTAACCTTGACCTGAAACAAGCTGTTTTTGAATCTACAGAAAGGATAGAACAGTATCCTGATAACAGGTACCTGGAACTCAGAAAGGCTGCTGCTGCTTATATTGGTCAAAATATTTCTGCAGACAATATTGTGCCTGGAAATGGTACATGTGAACTTTTACGTCTGATTATGGAAACCGTTGTCAATGAAGATGATATTGTAATCACCACTTCACCTTCATCCGGTGAGTATCGCCATATATCAGGGATTTTCGGAGCACGCATCCATTCTTTTACTACTGATGAATTATTAAATCTTCCAAAAATGACACTTGATAAGGCTAAGGTTATTATTCTTGGCAATCCGAATAATCCCACAGGCCGTCTTGTACCCAGGGATAAGCTTTCCGTTTTTGCCCGAAAATGTGCTGAACATGGTACTTTGCTTATTGTTGATGAATCAGCAATTGAACTGTCTGATCCTGATATGAGTATTGCTGACCTGACGTTGGATAATGATTATCTTTTCGTAATAAGGTCGGTATCAAACATTACGGCAATGCCGGGAATCAGACTGGCATATGGAATTGCATCCCTTTCTCTTGCAAACATACTCAATGCTGCACGTCTTTCATGGAACATCGGTGTGACAGACGAAGCTATAGCCCTGGCTTTCTTTAGCATGCCAGGTGGTCCTAATAGTGAATATCTTAAAAGATCCCGTGAGTTTATTAAAAAAGAAAGAGAATACATAGTCAAACGTTTCTCAGGAATTTACGGTTTTGATCCTGTTGAAAGCAGTACTAATTATATACTCATTGACGTAAAGGATCTCTTCCTTGATTCTGTTAGACTCAGTGAAGGGCTGGCTCTGCATGGAATATTGATACGCGAATGTAGTGATTTCTTTGACGGGAATAAACGTTATGTGAGAATATCAGTCCGCTTAAGGGATGATTTCGAAAAATTAATACACACTCTTGATACTGTCTTTGCTGAAACCAGCAGGGAAGATGCAAGGGAAAAACTAGAAGAGACCATAGAGCACGGTGGAAGTTCCTGTGCAGGCCGTGGTACCTGTGAATATTATCCCTGCCATTTTACCGGGCAGGATTGTACTTTCTGTTTCTGTCCGTTTTATGCATGCGAGGAAGAACGGACAGGAGGCAAATGGATCGAAAGCTCCACCGGAGGGCAGGTGTGGAGCTGCGAACATTGTACTTTATTGCATAGACCAAAAGTTGCCAAAATGGTGCTTGATGCACTGATGGCAGATGGAGACACTGATGATAATATAAGGAGGGCATGGAAGGAGATCATTGAGCCCCTGCTTTGA
- a CDS encoding GTP--adenosylcobinamide-phosphate guanylyltransferase, whose protein sequence is MDAIIMAGGFGSRLGMGEKPCVELLGKPLISYVIDALQKTENIGDIYVAVSPATPKTASYVEEEYDGKVQVIPTGGGNYVGDMVYAVKAACISDPLMVLMSDLPLLTPELLEKVIAEYKVCGKPAMSIFSPISVCKSLGIRPDTVFNWGGEGKLIVPSGVNILDGKDVDHEQDYVSLVMDDVEFALNINTADDLKRCKEMILERDANSIKN, encoded by the coding sequence TTGGACGCTATAATAATGGCAGGGGGATTTGGAAGCAGGCTTGGTATGGGGGAAAAACCCTGTGTCGAGTTACTTGGAAAGCCTCTGATATCATATGTAATCGATGCGCTGCAAAAAACAGAAAACATAGGCGACATTTACGTTGCTGTATCCCCGGCAACCCCTAAAACCGCATCTTATGTGGAAGAAGAATATGATGGTAAAGTACAGGTGATACCAACAGGTGGTGGCAACTATGTTGGTGATATGGTATATGCTGTGAAGGCCGCCTGTATAAGCGATCCGCTTATGGTACTAATGTCTGATTTACCTCTGCTTACTCCTGAGCTTCTTGAAAAGGTAATAGCTGAATATAAGGTATGTGGTAAGCCGGCTATGTCTATATTTTCTCCGATATCTGTTTGTAAAAGCCTTGGTATAAGGCCTGATACGGTGTTTAATTGGGGTGGTGAAGGAAAGCTGATAGTTCCTTCAGGCGTTAACATACTTGATGGAAAGGATGTAGATCATGAGCAGGATTATGTCAGTCTTGTGATGGATGATGTTGAATTTGCTCTTAATATCAATACGGCTGATGATCTTAAAAGATGTAAAGAAATGATTCTTGAGCGGGATGCTAATTCGATCAAGAATTAA
- a CDS encoding cobalamin biosynthesis protein translates to MILPVPVQPEASELVIVLLLAYVLDIAVGEPPFAVHPVVWMGRLIGFFKKNIPKSNRRLYGIFIGLTTILFGCLIAYLTMLFMSIESIPAVLRYLVAAYFLKATFAIRCLYGAANEVRTELDAGKLDSARQKLSMYVSRNTSKLEEGQVSSAIIETTSENYVDGILSPLLFYACFGPYGLIAAYIFKATSTLDSMVGYTDERHLEVGWFSAKFDDVLNWIPARLSVLFLSAATLVVSLVYRKVKIPDYRTALKTGIMDGLKTPSPNSGFPMASIAGALKIKLEKPNTYVLGDGFVYPVSEDIKLTSWIILVASFFAIIASSLIIIL, encoded by the coding sequence ATGATCCTGCCGGTGCCGGTACAGCCAGAGGCCAGTGAACTGGTTATAGTGCTTCTTCTAGCCTATGTCCTTGATATTGCAGTTGGTGAACCTCCATTTGCAGTCCATCCTGTTGTCTGGATGGGCAGGTTGATAGGCTTTTTCAAGAAAAATATACCTAAAAGCAATCGCAGACTTTATGGAATATTCATTGGTCTGACAACGATACTTTTCGGGTGTCTGATTGCTTATCTTACAATGTTATTCATGAGTATTGAGTCCATTCCAGCTGTTCTTCGTTATCTTGTGGCTGCTTATTTCCTTAAGGCAACATTTGCAATTCGCTGCCTTTATGGTGCAGCTAATGAAGTAAGAACAGAACTGGATGCAGGTAAACTTGACAGTGCCAGGCAGAAGCTTTCAATGTATGTAAGTCGAAATACTTCAAAGCTGGAAGAGGGACAGGTCTCTTCGGCAATAATCGAGACAACTTCAGAGAATTATGTGGATGGAATTCTTTCTCCTTTGTTGTTCTATGCCTGTTTCGGTCCATACGGGCTCATTGCTGCATACATTTTCAAAGCTACAAGCACTCTGGATTCCATGGTAGGATACACAGATGAACGCCACCTTGAAGTAGGCTGGTTCTCTGCGAAGTTTGATGATGTACTTAACTGGATACCTGCACGTCTTTCTGTGCTCTTCCTGTCAGCTGCAACTCTTGTTGTGAGTCTGGTATATCGTAAAGTCAAGATTCCGGATTACAGGACTGCTCTTAAAACAGGTATCATGGATGGGCTAAAAACTCCCTCTCCTAATTCAGGTTTTCCAATGGCTTCAATTGCAGGTGCCCTGAAAATAAAACTGGAAAAACCAAACACCTATGTTCTTGGTGATGGTTTTGTTTATCCTGTGTCAGAGGATATCAAACTCACATCCTGGATAATCCTTGTGGCATCATTCTTTGCGATTATCGCATCTTCATTAATAATTATACTATAA
- a CDS encoding SpvB/TcaC N-terminal domain-containing protein, translating into MVQKSRGWIQKCIAVFMIIVILTPNVYCVEMSESSNSENTEGSQADAASEEDTSSASDDQLTEETVETEEDSTEELTTSEATISTTSTSLEEIYTILDAKNYLNPTLEKGNDYFDTSLFTGSFIYTYPIETVAGKGGLEPKVTLTYSSSSNLKGTYGSLGAGWSLNDNCIIRDVRYTPGNTSDDRFILTLDGSSYDLIYVEEDGLYHTEIESFMKISRNMTNSNSFGEYWNVITPDGTTYRFGYNNDSEQRNSVESRNYVSKWWMDIIEDVNGNQIQYNYVENPDSEEIGSTYLTNITYNDGFSYINFNLDEKTTTFDIYEYGNRINERNLISSVDIINNISQLWTYNLGYGNTTSREFLTSISKTGFNDDKFPSTVVDYYNTTSSWNESDSWALPSYFSGAGRDNGLRIADVNGDGLVDLLRGYKNEENITSKTVWINNGNGVEWHFYRSGKTGKIGPSTPLRQMLEDNGIKVVIHDS; encoded by the coding sequence ATGGTACAGAAAAGTAGAGGATGGATTCAAAAATGTATTGCTGTATTTATGATAATTGTCATATTGACACCAAATGTTTACTGTGTCGAGATGTCTGAGTCTTCCAATAGTGAAAATACAGAAGGTTCACAAGCAGACGCCGCATCAGAAGAAGACACATCTTCTGCAAGCGATGATCAATTGACTGAAGAAACAGTAGAGACTGAAGAAGACAGTACTGAAGAGCTTACTACATCTGAGGCAACAATTTCAACAACATCTACTTCTCTTGAAGAAATTTATACTATATTAGATGCAAAAAATTACCTCAACCCGACTCTTGAGAAAGGAAATGATTATTTTGACACAAGCCTTTTCACCGGATCTTTCATCTATACTTATCCAATTGAAACAGTAGCAGGAAAAGGAGGACTTGAACCAAAAGTTACTCTTACTTATTCCAGCAGCTCAAATTTAAAAGGTACATACGGTTCTCTGGGAGCAGGCTGGTCCCTTAATGATAATTGCATTATAAGAGATGTAAGATACACTCCCGGAAACACAAGCGATGACAGGTTCATTCTCACTCTGGACGGTTCAAGTTATGACCTCATTTATGTCGAAGAAGACGGTCTGTATCATACCGAAATTGAAAGTTTCATGAAGATATCCAGAAACATGACAAATAGTAATTCATTTGGTGAATACTGGAATGTTATCACTCCAGATGGAACAACTTATCGTTTTGGATACAACAATGATTCGGAACAAAGAAACTCAGTGGAATCAAGAAATTATGTCAGTAAATGGTGGATGGACATAATTGAAGATGTAAATGGGAATCAGATCCAATACAACTACGTAGAAAATCCAGACAGCGAAGAGATTGGAAGCACCTACCTAACCAATATTACTTATAATGATGGATTTTCATACATTAATTTTAATCTTGATGAAAAGACAACTACATTTGATATTTATGAATATGGAAATAGAATTAATGAAAGAAATCTGATTTCTTCTGTAGATATCATTAATAATATTTCTCAATTATGGACGTATAATCTTGGATATGGAAATACTACTTCAAGAGAATTTTTGACCTCTATTTCAAAAACAGGTTTCAATGATGACAAATTTCCATCCACTGTAGTTGATTATTATAACACAACAAGTTCTTGGAATGAAAGTGATTCATGGGCACTTCCTAGTTATTTTTCAGGTGCAGGGCGAGATAACGGGCTGCGAATTGCAGATGTAAATGGTGACGGACTAGTTGATTTGCTGAGGGGATATAAGAATGAAGAAAACATTACTTCAAAAACAGTATGGATAAACAATGGAAATGGAGTGGAATGGCATTTCTACAGAAGCGGAAAAACTGGAAAAATAGGTCCGTCAACACCGTTACGACAAATGTTGGAAGACAATGGAATAAAAGTTGTAATTCATGATTCATAA